ACCCTGGAATGGTCCTACTCCCAGGCGAGAAGTGCCCTCACGGACATGTACAACCGTGACTGGAATGCTTCCATCAGCTCTGGCCTTTACGGGAACACCGGTGAAGCCAACCGGGTCTGGAACCTCGGCTACAAAGGCGTCTTTGGTACCCACCTGGTGGAAGCTCGTCTGGCGCGCCATACCAGCGAAACCATCGTCCCGCCTAGCAGCGGCTACCTGATCACTTCGGGATCGAACCGCACCTGGGAGAATGGCAACTATAGCAACGGCGCCAGTAGCATTCCCGGTGCCTTCCTTCACCCAGGCAGCGCCAGCGCGCCAGGCGCGTGGTATCCCTACACCAACCTCTTGGAAGCCCGGAAGAGGCAGGGCTGGACGCGGGATGAGGCTGTGGCCGGCAGCCCTTATGACCAGGGCGACAAGAAATCCAATACCACCTTCTATGTCAACGTTCAGTCCTTGCTCGGCGACCATCAGATCGACTGGGGTCTTAACTACGAACGCACGGATTGGGACACCTCCACCGGCGCGGCTCCCCGTCAGTTCTATACCCCGGGCGGCCAGATCTCTCCGGACCTGACGGCGACCGACATCCTCTATCCCACAGGTTATACGGGGGCCTTGTTGGACCCTTCAGCCTATGCCGGCAAGTGGGTCATGTGGGCAGCCCATGCCAACCTGACCAGTCTCTGGCCCGGAACCACGGATGCCGTGTCAGCGAGCCGCCCCTATGCCTACCAGTGGTACGGGGGCGCCAGCATGCGGAACTTCATGGGCCCGGAAAGTGGCAGCTTCAACCAACCCACCACCAGCCTCTATGTCAATGATCGCTGGACCTTGAACTCCAACTTCTCCGTCATGGGCGGCCTGCGCTTTGATCGGTTCCAGCTGGGTGACGACAAGGGCAGCGTCCTGGCCTACAACATCCTCACGCCCCGCTTCGAGTTCAAATGGGACCTCGGCGGCGATCAGAAGCGACTCCTCAGCTATTCCTTCGGCCGCTTCCACAACCGCATTCCGGCGGCGATGTACATGGCCTTCGTCCACCGCCGGAAACCCTACATCGCCAATTACAGCTGGGACCCCACCACCAATGGGCTGCCCTACGACGGCTCCAACCTGGCCAACAATGGCTTTACGCTGGCCAGCACCCAGGAACTGCTGAATCCCGCCAACTACACTTACTTCCGAAGCCTCTGGTCGCCGGATTTCATCAAGCTCGACCCCAACTTCAAAGCGGAATACTCCGACGAGCACAGCATCTCCTTCCGTCGCGCCTACGACAACGGGTCCAACATCCGGTTCACCCTGGTGCGGCGTGACTGGAAAAACAACTACCAATGGCTGGCGGACCCCTACCAGTACTCCGTCAACAACGCCTACACCAATGGAACCACTGTCACCAGCTACCGCAACCTGCTGGCCAACGATCCGGGCCTGTACCACGACTACACGGCGGCGGAGATCGAGTGGGACTTCAAGCTCTCGCCGCGCCTGACCTTTGGCGGCAACTACAACTACAGCCGCAACCACCAGAACCTGCAGTACTGGTCCGCCCAGTCCAACCTGCGGGTGGACAACATCGGAACCAACCACTGGGTATGGGGCCTGCGGTGGGAAGACCTCTGGAAGCGCTTCGGGTACAGCACCGAAGACATCACCGAACCGAGCCTCACCATCAATCAGGTGACCAATTTCTGGCTCACCTACGACCTCAGCCACGGCGCCGTGAAATCCTCACTCGTGCTCCGAGGCAAATACACCGCCGGAAGCACCTGGACCCAGCAGGAGCAGTGGGACCTGAATCCCTACTCTGCCGAATACCAGGCCGTGATGGCTCATGCCCCCGCCAATTACGCCACCACCAACATGATCAATGGTGGCGCGGGAACCTACATCTTCAAAGCCCAGCGCGGCACATCGGTCGGTGGCTTCCAGTACCCCGACGCCTTTGAACTGAATCTCCGTTACAACCTGGAAATCCCCATCGGCCCCCTGGTCCGCTGGTGGATGGGGGTGGAAGTCTCCAATCCCTTCAACCACGTCTACACCCAGAACCAGGTGGGTAACAACGACGCGACCTTGCACATGGGCCAGAACCTCGCCGATGGAAGCCAGGCCACGAATTTCTACGGCAAGAACGGCTACTTCATGGATCCATCGACCATGCAATACCGGGGGCCCTACTACGCCGGGATGCCCGGAGGACGCTACTTCACGGTTGAAACCGGAATCAAGTTCTGAGGCATGAGGAGACTCACATGAAACGAACCACCATCATGATTGCGGGGCTGGCATTGTCCGCCGCCGCGACTCCCCTCTTGGCAGGGGAACCGCTCAACCTCTACGTGAAGGGCGGCC
This sequence is a window from Geothrix sp. PMB-07. Protein-coding genes within it:
- a CDS encoding TonB-dependent receptor — translated: MRPFTRFSTLTLALVGVTSLMAQETVGTLVGSITDQKTGKPLQGVRLILRSPKILSDRTVISDADGNYRIPLLPNGEYALSCSKDGYVSGTVKCFVSPGQTIRQNMRVAPIQTEVQGAVVQVIAAASQIDKTETSTQSVYSMDTLTALLPASDLLSITSIAPGVVTDGNDQGTTVHIRGGNTVGGKFLVNGMSAGDAGWGNFKGNQLMVTDMIESVSLIQSPLNARYGNTESGMISYVTTRGTNEFKGSVRANYGRSTLGATGDPGYPGRQVARFGSDWNTHQISPTDDAIDRSYEATLSGPLWKDHITFAWGGRFKPTKSSQNFVPRWWSDYNGGSSSISHDYANSTDGTLFVTPGGAQIRKANLWDQGKTYKTSQEDTFNQYSVFYQITQDQTLEWSYSQARSALTDMYNRDWNASISSGLYGNTGEANRVWNLGYKGVFGTHLVEARLARHTSETIVPPSSGYLITSGSNRTWENGNYSNGASSIPGAFLHPGSASAPGAWYPYTNLLEARKRQGWTRDEAVAGSPYDQGDKKSNTTFYVNVQSLLGDHQIDWGLNYERTDWDTSTGAAPRQFYTPGGQISPDLTATDILYPTGYTGALLDPSAYAGKWVMWAAHANLTSLWPGTTDAVSASRPYAYQWYGGASMRNFMGPESGSFNQPTTSLYVNDRWTLNSNFSVMGGLRFDRFQLGDDKGSVLAYNILTPRFEFKWDLGGDQKRLLSYSFGRFHNRIPAAMYMAFVHRRKPYIANYSWDPTTNGLPYDGSNLANNGFTLASTQELLNPANYTYFRSLWSPDFIKLDPNFKAEYSDEHSISFRRAYDNGSNIRFTLVRRDWKNNYQWLADPYQYSVNNAYTNGTTVTSYRNLLANDPGLYHDYTAAEIEWDFKLSPRLTFGGNYNYSRNHQNLQYWSAQSNLRVDNIGTNHWVWGLRWEDLWKRFGYSTEDITEPSLTINQVTNFWLTYDLSHGAVKSSLVLRGKYTAGSTWTQQEQWDLNPYSAEYQAVMAHAPANYATTNMINGGAGTYIFKAQRGTSVGGFQYPDAFELNLRYNLEIPIGPLVRWWMGVEVSNPFNHVYTQNQVGNNDATLHMGQNLADGSQATNFYGKNGYFMDPSTMQYRGPYYAGMPGGRYFTVETGIKF